The Pseudochaenichthys georgianus chromosome 24, fPseGeo1.2, whole genome shotgun sequence genome includes a region encoding these proteins:
- the dnajc5ga gene encoding dnaJ (Hsp40) homolog, subfamily C, member 5 gamma a isoform X1, whose translation MAEPTAPRPQRKMSTAGESVYKVLGLEKGATAEDIKKAYRKLALKYHPDKNPDNPDAAEKFKEINNANSILNDETKRKIYNEYGSMGLYVSEQFGEESVKYYFLMSKWWFKGMVLCCTMFSCCCCCCCCCFCCGKCKPPDDEESYQYVNPEDLEAQIKAEQDGGYTVIISQPKSNLDPESAEGQSQPIPLPMPMPPPESQTSPSAAGEENPGETLPESK comes from the exons ATGGCTGAACCGACTGCCCCCCGCCCCCAGAGGAAGATGTCCACCGCTGGGGAGAGTGTGTACAAAGTGCTCGGGCTGGAGAAAGGAGCCACAGCTGAAGACATAAAGAAAGCATACAG GAAACTAGCTCTGAAGTACCACCCGGATAAAAACCCCGACAACCCGGACGCAGCGGAGAAGTTTAAGGAGATCAACAACGCCAACTCGATCCTGAACGATGAGACGAAGAGGAAGATCTACAACGAGTACGGCTCCATGGGCCTGTACGTGTCCGAGCAGTTCGGAGAGGAGAGCGTCAAATATTACTTCCTCATGTCCAAATGGTGGTTCAAG GGTATGGTTCTGTGCTGCACGATgttctcctgctgctgctgttgctgctgctgctgtttctGCTGCGGGAAATGTAAACCGCCCGACGACGAAGAAAGCTACCAGTACGTCAACCCCGAAGACCTGGAGGCTCAGATCAAGGCGGAGCAGGACGGAG GTTACACAGTAATCATAAGCCAGCCTAAATCGAACCTGGATCCAGAAAGTGCAGAGGGCCAGAGTCAGCCCATCCCTCTGCCGATGCCCATGCCTCCCCCCGAGTCCCAAACCTCACCCAGTGCAGCGGGGGAGGAGAACCCCGGAGAGACCCTCCCAGAGTCCAAATGA
- the dnajc5ga gene encoding dnaJ (Hsp40) homolog, subfamily C, member 5 gamma a isoform X2 translates to MAEPTAPRPQRKMSTAGESVYKVLGLEKGATAEDIKKAYRKLALKYHPDKNPDNPDAAEKFKEINNANSILNDETKRKIYNEYGSMGLYVSEQFGEESVKYYFLMSKWWFKGMVLCCTMFSCCCCCCCCCFCCGKCKPPDDEESYQYVNPEDLEAQIKAEQDGGK, encoded by the exons ATGGCTGAACCGACTGCCCCCCGCCCCCAGAGGAAGATGTCCACCGCTGGGGAGAGTGTGTACAAAGTGCTCGGGCTGGAGAAAGGAGCCACAGCTGAAGACATAAAGAAAGCATACAG GAAACTAGCTCTGAAGTACCACCCGGATAAAAACCCCGACAACCCGGACGCAGCGGAGAAGTTTAAGGAGATCAACAACGCCAACTCGATCCTGAACGATGAGACGAAGAGGAAGATCTACAACGAGTACGGCTCCATGGGCCTGTACGTGTCCGAGCAGTTCGGAGAGGAGAGCGTCAAATATTACTTCCTCATGTCCAAATGGTGGTTCAAG GGTATGGTTCTGTGCTGCACGATgttctcctgctgctgctgttgctgctgctgctgtttctGCTGCGGGAAATGTAAACCGCCCGACGACGAAGAAAGCTACCAGTACGTCAACCCCGAAGACCTGGAGGCTCAGATCAAGGCGGAGCAGGACGGAG GAAAGTGA